The Luteolibacter rhizosphaerae genome window below encodes:
- a CDS encoding suppressor of fused domain protein — MEESESGQPIYRYGERKKDFEFATGDSENIDRISDHIETHLGPIKTVYHELISDLVHIDVHMVEPTPQRNCYTLVTSGMSDRAMVVPEGCEPYRFAELMISLPPDWPMGEEAWKDEAYYWPVRMLKILARFPHEYDTWLGPMHTVPNGNPPAPFANNTKLCGAILLPGVTVPPGFHRLEAPDRTILFHSVIPLHADEMELKLKVGGEALFTGFDRHGVSEVLNPFRPSSLIDIPRKKWWRFGR; from the coding sequence ATGGAAGAATCCGAATCCGGCCAACCGATCTACCGTTACGGCGAGCGCAAGAAGGACTTCGAGTTCGCCACGGGCGATTCGGAGAACATCGACCGCATCTCGGATCACATCGAGACTCACCTCGGGCCGATCAAGACGGTGTATCACGAGCTGATTTCGGACCTCGTGCACATCGACGTGCACATGGTGGAGCCGACTCCCCAGCGCAATTGTTACACGCTGGTGACCTCCGGGATGAGCGACCGGGCGATGGTCGTGCCGGAAGGCTGCGAGCCCTACCGCTTCGCCGAGCTGATGATCTCCCTGCCGCCGGATTGGCCGATGGGGGAGGAAGCGTGGAAGGATGAGGCCTACTACTGGCCGGTCCGGATGCTGAAGATCCTGGCGCGATTCCCGCATGAGTATGACACTTGGCTCGGGCCGATGCACACGGTCCCGAACGGGAATCCGCCCGCACCCTTCGCGAACAACACCAAGCTGTGTGGTGCCATCCTGCTGCCCGGGGTGACGGTTCCGCCGGGCTTTCACCGGCTTGAAGCGCCGGACAGGACCATCCTTTTTCATTCAGTCATTCCCCTGCACGCAGACGAGATGGAGCTGAAGCTCAAGGTGGGAGGAGAAGCCTTGTTCACGGGCTTCGACCGCCACGGGGTTTCCGAAGTCCTTAACCCTTTCCGTCCTTCCTCGCTCATCGACATCCCCCGGAAGAAATGGTGGCGGTTCGGGAGATAG
- a CDS encoding HAD family hydrolase: MRFSAVLFDFDGVLVDTEWAIYEAWHRTFQGNGHPLPLETYTQCIGSDFDTWSPKTHLEQLTGRSFDWHQLDEARQIEIRRDLEQAGPMPGVVALLEKLKAAGTPLAVVSSSSHFWVDGWLEKLRLMPYFDTVVCRGDAPRIKPAPDLWLEAIRRLGLPAGECLAIEDSLNGVKSAKAAGLNVWAVPNRTTACLDFSLADSVIPSLEAVTL, encoded by the coding sequence ATGCGTTTCTCCGCGGTGCTCTTTGATTTCGATGGCGTGCTGGTCGATACCGAATGGGCGATCTACGAGGCGTGGCACCGCACCTTCCAAGGCAACGGCCACCCGCTCCCGCTGGAGACCTACACGCAATGCATCGGTTCGGACTTCGATACCTGGTCGCCCAAAACCCACCTCGAACAACTCACCGGCCGTAGCTTCGATTGGCACCAGCTCGATGAAGCCCGCCAGATCGAGATCCGCCGCGATCTCGAACAAGCCGGCCCCATGCCCGGCGTGGTGGCTCTCCTCGAAAAACTGAAAGCCGCCGGCACCCCTCTCGCCGTCGTCTCCAGTTCCTCCCACTTCTGGGTCGATGGCTGGCTGGAGAAACTACGGCTCATGCCGTACTTCGATACCGTGGTCTGTCGCGGTGATGCCCCGCGTATCAAGCCCGCCCCCGACCTCTGGCTGGAGGCCATCCGCCGCCTCGGCCTTCCCGCCGGCGAATGCCTCGCCATCGAGGATTCGCTCAACGGCGTGAAGTCCGCCAAGGCCGCCGGGTTGAACGTCTGGGCCGTGCCGAACCGGACCACCGCCTGCCTCGATTTCTCGCTGGCAGATTCGGTGATCCCTTCGCTGGAAGCCGTCACGCTCTGA
- a CDS encoding DUF3472 domain-containing protein: MLMLGDCRGWVGLWFAGVLGLSPLCGEAAVRTWEVPLGGNSYVTKGEDGGRGRPRWTSPETVRSVYFRVDRAAELKLGLKAKLAEGESRIRVSIDGKSRELELKGGEAGSLEIGSFPVKEAGYVRIDLQGLKKSGEVFGDLEAITVEAPDEAVLNYVKDNEGNRFYWGRRGPSVHLGYPLPHGEPTEWFYNEVTVPEGQDPIGSYFMSNGFGEGYFGFQVNSPTERRVLFSVWSPFSTDNPQEIPEDQRITLLKKGDGVHGGEFGGEGSGGQSYWNYPWKTGETYRFLNRVKPDGKGSTDYSAWFYLPDKREWKLIASFKRPKTDKHLTGAHSFLENFADRQGYVSRGALYGNQWACDVTGKWQEITEARFTGDDIAQRGYRLDFAGGSKGKEFFMRNGGFFAESVKLGSKFTRESTAGKKPSIDFKKLDGAEL, encoded by the coding sequence ATGCTGATGCTTGGAGATTGCCGCGGATGGGTGGGCTTGTGGTTTGCAGGTGTGCTGGGTTTGTCCCCGCTCTGCGGTGAAGCGGCCGTGCGGACTTGGGAGGTGCCGCTGGGGGGCAATTCTTATGTCACCAAGGGTGAGGATGGCGGGCGGGGAAGGCCTCGCTGGACGAGTCCGGAAACGGTGCGCTCGGTGTATTTCCGGGTGGACCGGGCGGCGGAGCTGAAGCTCGGTCTGAAGGCGAAGCTAGCCGAAGGGGAGTCGCGGATCCGGGTTTCGATCGATGGGAAATCCCGGGAGCTGGAGTTGAAGGGTGGGGAAGCCGGGTCGCTGGAGATCGGGAGCTTTCCGGTGAAGGAGGCGGGCTATGTGCGGATCGACCTTCAAGGGCTCAAGAAGAGCGGGGAGGTTTTCGGGGATCTGGAAGCGATCACGGTCGAGGCTCCGGATGAGGCGGTGCTGAACTACGTGAAGGACAACGAGGGGAACCGCTTTTACTGGGGGCGGCGCGGGCCATCGGTGCACCTTGGATATCCGCTGCCCCACGGCGAGCCCACGGAATGGTTTTACAACGAGGTGACGGTGCCGGAGGGGCAGGATCCGATCGGCTCCTACTTCATGTCGAACGGCTTCGGCGAAGGTTACTTCGGGTTCCAGGTGAACTCACCCACCGAGCGCCGGGTGTTGTTCTCGGTGTGGAGTCCCTTCTCGACGGATAATCCGCAGGAGATTCCGGAGGACCAGCGCATCACCCTTCTGAAGAAGGGTGATGGCGTGCATGGCGGAGAGTTCGGTGGCGAGGGCTCGGGCGGCCAGAGCTACTGGAACTATCCTTGGAAAACGGGAGAGACTTATCGCTTCCTGAACCGGGTGAAGCCGGATGGCAAGGGCTCGACCGACTACAGCGCGTGGTTCTACCTGCCGGACAAGCGGGAGTGGAAACTCATCGCGAGCTTCAAGCGGCCGAAGACCGACAAGCATCTAACAGGCGCACATTCCTTCCTCGAAAACTTCGCGGATCGCCAAGGCTATGTGAGCCGCGGCGCGCTCTACGGGAACCAGTGGGCCTGCGACGTGACGGGCAAGTGGCAGGAGATCACCGAGGCCCGCTTCACCGGGGATGACATCGCGCAGCGCGGCTACCGCCTCGATTTCGCGGGGGGATCGAAGGGGAAGGAGTTCTTCATGCGAAACGGCGGCTTCTTCGCAGAGAGCGTGAAGCTCGGGAGCAAGTTCACGCGCGAGTCCACGGCAGGGAAGAAACCGTCGATCGACTTCAAGAAGCTGGACGGGGCTGAGCTGTGA
- a CDS encoding endonuclease/exonuclease/phosphatase family protein: MRRLLFSVILAWLFLCSAEGKEFKVISWNVLYGFNHGKEIAAGSEWLWKQAPDVVALQELNGFDEVKLAEAAKAWGHPYSAILKKDGFPVGLTSKTPIEVVAKIREGLWHGCLHARTADTDFMVIHLCPHTRATREQEMKILAPLAAKLLSEKRRLYSLGDFNDKSPRDIRYANAQRILIKRAKPTNLLNGVFDAGVVAGFMDVGLVDSAAPLPANFSVPTRMKPHADTPVEQAKFMQRIDLILTDPATAASVRTVYVSQDEVLDSVSDHYPVIHSSERN, from the coding sequence ATGCGCCGCCTTCTCTTTTCCGTTATCCTAGCTTGGCTTTTCCTGTGTTCTGCGGAGGGGAAGGAGTTCAAGGTGATCTCGTGGAATGTCCTGTATGGCTTCAACCACGGGAAGGAGATCGCAGCGGGGAGCGAGTGGCTGTGGAAGCAGGCGCCGGATGTGGTGGCGCTGCAGGAGCTGAACGGCTTCGACGAGGTGAAGCTCGCGGAGGCGGCGAAGGCGTGGGGGCATCCGTATAGCGCGATTTTGAAGAAGGATGGTTTCCCGGTGGGACTGACTTCAAAGACGCCGATCGAGGTGGTGGCAAAGATCCGGGAGGGGCTGTGGCATGGCTGCCTGCATGCACGGACGGCGGATACGGACTTCATGGTGATCCACCTGTGTCCGCACACGCGGGCGACGCGGGAGCAGGAGATGAAGATCCTGGCACCGCTGGCGGCGAAGCTCCTGAGCGAGAAGCGGCGGCTCTATTCACTGGGAGACTTCAACGACAAGTCGCCGCGTGACATCCGGTACGCGAATGCGCAGAGAATCCTGATCAAGCGGGCGAAGCCGACGAACCTGCTGAACGGGGTGTTCGATGCCGGGGTGGTGGCCGGCTTCATGGATGTGGGGCTGGTGGACTCGGCGGCACCGCTGCCGGCGAATTTCTCCGTGCCGACGCGGATGAAGCCGCATGCGGATACCCCGGTGGAGCAGGCGAAGTTCATGCAACGGATCGACCTGATCCTGACCGATCCGGCCACGGCGGCGTCAGTCCGGACCGTGTATGTGAGCCAGGATGAGGTGCTGGATAGCGTTTCGGATCACTACCCGGTGATTCACTCCAGCGAGCGGAACTAG
- the truA gene encoding tRNA pseudouridine(38-40) synthase TruA, whose amino-acid sequence MKFKLTLAYDGSAYQGWQSQRSGRGVQDQVEQALARLFPESPKLTGSSRTDAGVHALGLVAHFEAAELRMPLHHLSLAINSLLPEDIRVMRAGRAPADFHARFGAVSKQYRYRIWNHPAMNPLLRTQAWHVPRKLDLPAMRQAAALFTGRHDFSAFTANRPGELGDPVRTLDRCEVRKRGSEITLIFEASGFLYKMCRGIAGTLVQVGEGKFPPGAIEGIFKTRDRRAAGVNAPAHGLTLWKVNY is encoded by the coding sequence ATGAAGTTCAAGCTGACCCTAGCCTACGACGGCAGCGCCTATCAGGGCTGGCAATCGCAGCGATCCGGGCGCGGCGTGCAGGATCAGGTCGAGCAAGCTCTGGCCCGGCTCTTCCCGGAGAGCCCGAAACTCACCGGCTCCAGCCGCACGGATGCCGGGGTGCACGCCCTCGGGCTCGTCGCCCACTTCGAGGCTGCGGAGTTGCGCATGCCACTCCATCACCTCTCCCTCGCCATCAACTCCCTGCTCCCGGAGGACATCCGCGTGATGCGCGCCGGCCGGGCGCCCGCGGACTTCCATGCCCGCTTCGGCGCGGTCTCGAAGCAGTACCGCTACCGCATCTGGAATCATCCCGCGATGAATCCCCTCCTCCGCACCCAGGCCTGGCATGTCCCGCGGAAGCTCGATCTCCCCGCCATGCGTCAGGCCGCGGCCCTCTTCACCGGTCGCCACGACTTCAGCGCCTTCACCGCCAACCGGCCGGGCGAACTCGGCGACCCCGTCCGCACCTTGGACCGCTGTGAAGTCCGCAAGCGCGGCAGCGAAATCACCCTCATCTTCGAGGCCAGCGGCTTTCTCTACAAGATGTGCCGCGGCATCGCCGGCACCCTCGTCCAAGTCGGCGAAGGCAAGTTCCCGCCCGGAGCCATCGAAGGGATCTTCAAAACCCGCGACCGCCGCGCCGCAGGCGTGAATGCCCCCGCGCATGGCCTCACCCTGTGGAAGGTGAACTACTAG
- a CDS encoding GNAT family N-acetyltransferase, with amino-acid sequence MNPVTDNVARQRFELVEEGKVAFSDYRQHGDVLILPHVEADPALRGRGTAGRLMEGTMQIVRERGLKVQPVCGYAVAWLQRHPEYADAVE; translated from the coding sequence ATGAATCCGGTGACCGACAATGTGGCCCGCCAGCGCTTCGAGCTGGTGGAAGAGGGGAAGGTGGCCTTTTCAGACTATCGCCAGCATGGCGATGTTCTCATCCTCCCTCATGTGGAGGCGGATCCGGCGCTACGGGGGCGGGGGACAGCGGGTCGCTTGATGGAAGGCACGATGCAGATCGTGCGGGAGCGGGGACTCAAGGTGCAGCCAGTGTGCGGGTATGCCGTGGCATGGCTGCAGCGGCATCCGGAATATGCGGATGCGGTGGAGTGA
- a CDS encoding DUF5069 domain-containing protein encodes MSATKVHENVKAQAPDLGKEFPRGPRQKLGGYVLAARALDKCRAELAKTQGEYHYACPMDRMFLDFAGIDPKDFKKAVAEGRNDEEMDRWIREHAKNGSKEEVIRWSNELRDKRISDLDIELQVYLEEYIEENVPEGRVVYHWFDVYDLEEGRL; translated from the coding sequence ATGAGTGCGACAAAGGTTCATGAAAACGTGAAGGCCCAGGCACCTGATCTGGGCAAGGAGTTTCCCCGCGGTCCGCGCCAGAAGCTCGGAGGCTACGTGCTGGCAGCCCGAGCCTTGGACAAGTGCCGGGCGGAGCTGGCCAAGACCCAGGGGGAATATCACTACGCTTGTCCGATGGACCGCATGTTCCTGGACTTTGCGGGGATCGATCCGAAGGACTTCAAGAAGGCGGTAGCAGAGGGAAGAAATGACGAGGAGATGGATCGCTGGATCCGCGAGCACGCGAAGAACGGGTCGAAGGAAGAAGTGATCCGCTGGAGCAACGAGCTACGCGACAAGCGGATCAGCGACTTGGATATCGAGCTGCAGGTGTACTTGGAGGAATACATCGAGGAGAACGTGCCGGAGGGCCGGGTCGTGTATCACTGGTTCGACGTCTACGATCTGGAAGAGGGTAGGCTCTGA
- a CDS encoding DEAD/DEAH box helicase: MSTFQELGIPADLIQGLDELGIVTPTEVQEKAIPFLLSNGGDLVAQAQTGTGKTAAFGLPLLTKIDPKLKEIQGLVIAPTRELAKQIGKQLFRYTKYHASKIFVEVVSGGDKMDRQIAALQRPTHIVVATPGRLIELLHQKALSIAGVKHLVLDEADEMLSMGFKKELTRIITETKQRRSTWLFSATFPDAIQLLIKDCMSGKPHTLTIDRSHVVNRDIDHRFTVCARDEKMEFIAGFLRRRGEERGLIFCRTKAGAITLGKLLAKEGIPVDVLQGDLTQPERDKVMRSFKKGRFRILVATDVVARGIDVDNLAFVIHHQPPEQLEYYTHRSGRTARAGKKGVSVTLIEPRERAKIERIGRELGVHFTEI; encoded by the coding sequence GTGAGCACCTTCCAAGAACTCGGCATTCCCGCGGACCTGATTCAGGGCCTCGACGAACTCGGCATCGTCACCCCTACCGAGGTGCAGGAGAAAGCCATCCCCTTCCTGCTCTCGAATGGTGGCGACCTCGTCGCCCAGGCCCAGACCGGCACCGGCAAGACCGCCGCCTTCGGCCTGCCCCTGCTCACCAAGATCGATCCCAAACTCAAGGAGATCCAAGGTCTCGTGATCGCCCCCACGCGCGAGCTCGCCAAGCAGATCGGCAAGCAACTCTTCCGCTACACCAAGTATCATGCCTCCAAAATCTTCGTGGAGGTGGTGAGCGGCGGCGACAAGATGGACCGCCAGATCGCCGCTCTCCAGCGGCCCACCCATATCGTCGTCGCCACGCCGGGACGCTTGATCGAATTGCTCCACCAAAAGGCCCTCAGCATCGCCGGGGTAAAGCACCTCGTGCTCGATGAGGCGGATGAGATGCTTAGCATGGGCTTCAAGAAGGAGCTCACCCGCATCATCACCGAAACCAAGCAACGCCGCAGCACCTGGCTCTTCTCCGCCACCTTCCCGGATGCCATCCAGCTCCTCATCAAGGACTGCATGTCAGGCAAGCCTCACACGCTCACGATCGATCGCAGCCATGTGGTCAATCGCGATATCGACCACCGCTTCACCGTCTGCGCACGCGATGAGAAGATGGAGTTCATCGCCGGCTTCCTGCGCCGCCGTGGCGAGGAGCGCGGACTCATCTTCTGCCGCACCAAGGCGGGTGCCATCACTCTCGGCAAGCTGCTCGCAAAGGAAGGCATCCCCGTGGATGTCCTTCAGGGCGACCTCACCCAGCCCGAGCGCGACAAGGTCATGCGCTCCTTCAAGAAAGGCCGCTTCCGCATCCTCGTCGCCACCGATGTCGTCGCGCGCGGCATCGATGTCGACAATCTCGCCTTCGTCATCCATCACCAGCCGCCGGAGCAGCTCGAGTACTACACTCATCGTAGCGGCCGCACCGCCCGCGCAGGCAAGAAGGGCGTCTCCGTCACCCTCATCGAACCGCGCGAACGCGCCAAGATCGAGCGCATCGGCCGCGAACTCGGCGTCCACTTCACCGAGATCTAG
- a CDS encoding tetratricopeptide repeat protein: MKACFVYCLLATGAVLQAQTKTPEAPKNWTIDPKKAEKIAEWSKANTAYKEGLEAFARGEGEEATDKFTDALGLINRFTDARFARGRVRYEMAFHEAAVEDLSQAIAERPDMVDAYYYRALALWNLKKHAEALADFDVVVVKQPRNAGYREKRASLLQAMKQYPAALEDLDMVVALRPLNPAALEQRARLLETMGEKALADEDWRCAGRLREDGH; encoded by the coding sequence ATGAAGGCGTGCTTTGTCTACTGCTTGCTGGCGACGGGCGCGGTCTTGCAGGCTCAGACGAAGACGCCGGAAGCGCCCAAGAACTGGACGATCGATCCGAAGAAAGCGGAGAAGATCGCGGAGTGGTCGAAGGCGAATACCGCCTACAAGGAGGGCTTGGAAGCCTTCGCCCGAGGGGAGGGCGAGGAGGCGACGGACAAGTTCACGGACGCACTGGGCCTGATCAACCGCTTCACCGATGCGCGCTTCGCGCGGGGTAGGGTGCGATATGAAATGGCTTTCCATGAGGCGGCGGTGGAGGACCTTTCGCAGGCGATCGCGGAGCGGCCCGACATGGTGGACGCCTACTACTATCGGGCGCTGGCGCTGTGGAATCTGAAGAAGCATGCCGAAGCGCTGGCGGACTTCGATGTGGTGGTGGTGAAGCAGCCGCGGAATGCCGGGTATCGCGAGAAGAGGGCGAGCTTGCTGCAGGCGATGAAGCAGTATCCGGCAGCGCTGGAGGATCTGGATATGGTGGTGGCGCTGCGACCGCTGAATCCAGCGGCGCTGGAGCAGCGGGCGCGTCTGCTGGAGACGATGGGGGAGAAAGCGCTGGCGGATGAGGATTGGAGGTGCGCGGGGCGTTTGAGGGAGGATGGACACTGA
- the tssD gene encoding type VI secretion system tube protein TssD: MKRLFSLLIGTCLLVSASIFAAEPIHVTISGPNGNIAGELADGSIEGLAYQHEIVTPRDPASGLATGRRQHKPLTLVKPIDRATPHLYEALAKNRKIDDVILKFYRKDPKTGAMTHYYTIQLVDAFVTSVRGWKPNTRDLSADRAGDLEEVSFYYREIRWTTEGEGGTTTEDTWSQDSA; this comes from the coding sequence ATGAAGCGCCTCTTCTCTCTCCTGATCGGCACCTGCTTGCTGGTGTCGGCGTCCATCTTTGCTGCCGAGCCGATCCACGTCACCATCAGCGGACCCAATGGAAACATCGCGGGCGAGCTGGCGGACGGCTCGATCGAAGGGCTGGCCTATCAGCACGAGATCGTTACCCCGCGAGATCCGGCCTCCGGTTTGGCAACCGGTCGGCGCCAGCACAAGCCGCTGACCTTGGTGAAGCCGATCGACCGTGCGACTCCTCATCTTTACGAGGCACTCGCGAAGAACCGGAAGATCGACGATGTGATCCTCAAGTTCTATCGCAAGGATCCCAAGACGGGAGCGATGACCCACTACTACACGATTCAACTGGTGGACGCGTTCGTCACCAGCGTCCGCGGTTGGAAGCCGAACACGCGGGACCTTTCGGCGGATCGTGCCGGAGATCTGGAAGAGGTTTCGTTCTACTACAGGGAGATCCGTTGGACGACCGAAGGAGAAGGTGGAACGACGACTGAAGACACCTGGTCGCAGGATAGCGCCTGA
- a CDS encoding phosphotransferase enzyme family protein, which yields MASVRGVRTDVDAATRAAIETAMAHGIVPDRCEVLQNGSTLVLRLTESLVARVVQDLDGPRQGMEWFARENAVAQHLAAKGAPVIPMHAEMPPGPHEHSGYPINFWQYVQRVEAEPDAAEAGRAMFSCHEVLRSFPGKLTHLELLNETSGVLDSVEQRKLFPSDTVALLRERLRSSSAALEHFPHQPLHGDAHMGNLMNTTIGLLWTDWEDTFSGPVEWDLASVIWNARVLEEDHESADAVLAAYRDAGGSLDEEAMKHAMIARAVVMTAWYPILYPDLSEERRERLKRRLEWLETGGV from the coding sequence ATGGCATCGGTTCGCGGGGTGAGGACGGATGTTGATGCAGCAACGCGCGCCGCCATTGAGACCGCGATGGCGCATGGGATCGTGCCGGACCGCTGCGAGGTTTTGCAGAACGGGAGCACGCTGGTGCTGCGTCTAACAGAAAGTCTGGTGGCGCGGGTGGTGCAGGATCTGGACGGGCCGCGGCAGGGGATGGAGTGGTTCGCGCGGGAGAATGCGGTGGCGCAACACCTGGCGGCGAAAGGCGCGCCGGTGATCCCGATGCATGCGGAGATGCCGCCGGGTCCGCACGAGCACTCGGGATATCCGATCAATTTCTGGCAGTATGTGCAGCGGGTGGAAGCGGAGCCGGATGCGGCAGAGGCAGGCAGGGCGATGTTCAGCTGCCACGAGGTGCTGCGGAGTTTCCCCGGGAAGCTCACGCATCTGGAACTCTTGAACGAGACTTCCGGTGTCTTGGATTCGGTGGAGCAGCGGAAGCTGTTTCCGAGTGATACGGTTGCCCTGCTGCGGGAACGGCTGCGTTCGTCTTCGGCAGCGCTGGAGCATTTCCCGCATCAGCCGCTGCATGGCGATGCGCACATGGGGAACCTGATGAACACGACGATCGGTCTGCTATGGACGGACTGGGAGGATACCTTCAGCGGGCCGGTCGAGTGGGATCTGGCCTCGGTGATCTGGAATGCGCGGGTGCTGGAGGAGGACCATGAAAGCGCCGATGCGGTGCTCGCCGCCTATCGGGACGCAGGCGGCAGCCTCGATGAGGAGGCGATGAAGCATGCGATGATCGCCCGCGCCGTGGTGATGACCGCGTGGTATCCGATCCTCTACCCGGATCTCAGCGAGGAGCGGCGCGAGAGGCTGAAGCGCCGCTTGGAGTGGCTGGAGACCGGGGGTGTCTAG
- a CDS encoding aldehyde dehydrogenase family protein — protein MSHKLKDAPVSRVSKKTRDFIAKPKKLLIGGDWLKAANGKNFETYDPATGDVLAKAAEGEAEDINLAVAAARRAFDQGPWRKMTTSERGRIIWKLGDLILENLEELAELESLDNGKPLAVARAADVPLAADLFHYMAGWATKVEGQTIPISVPYAAGAQFHAYTLREPIGVVGQVIPWNFPLLMAAWKLGPALATGNTIVLKPAEQTPLSAIRLAELALEAGLPEGVLNVVTGYGETAGAALAAHEGVDKIAFTGSTEVGKIIVKAAAGNLKKVTLELGGKSPTIVFKDVTDVDAAIQGAANAIFFNHGQCCCAGSRLYVHKDIYDRVVEGVAERASKIKLGAGVDPDTEMGPLVSEEQLNRVTGYLESGQKEGAKAMAGGKRVGDRGYFVAPTVFTNANSEMRIVKEEIFGPVVVAEPFDDVEKVVQQANNSTYGLAASVWTRDISKAHRTAALLRAGTVWVNCHNIFDASMPFGGYKQSGWGREMGREALELYTETKAVCVAL, from the coding sequence ATGTCACACAAACTCAAGGACGCGCCGGTCAGCCGGGTGTCGAAGAAGACCCGTGATTTCATCGCGAAGCCGAAGAAGCTGCTGATCGGCGGCGATTGGCTGAAGGCCGCGAACGGCAAGAACTTCGAAACTTACGATCCCGCGACGGGGGATGTGCTGGCCAAGGCGGCGGAGGGGGAAGCGGAGGACATCAACCTGGCGGTGGCGGCAGCGCGCCGGGCATTTGATCAGGGGCCGTGGCGGAAGATGACGACATCGGAGCGCGGCAGAATCATCTGGAAGCTGGGTGATCTGATCCTGGAGAACTTGGAGGAGCTGGCGGAACTGGAGTCGCTGGACAACGGGAAGCCACTGGCGGTGGCGAGGGCGGCGGATGTGCCGCTGGCCGCGGACCTCTTCCACTACATGGCGGGGTGGGCAACGAAAGTGGAGGGGCAGACAATTCCGATCAGCGTGCCGTATGCGGCGGGAGCGCAGTTCCATGCCTACACGCTGCGCGAGCCGATCGGCGTGGTGGGGCAGGTGATCCCGTGGAATTTCCCGCTGCTGATGGCGGCATGGAAGCTGGGGCCAGCATTGGCGACGGGAAACACGATCGTGCTCAAGCCGGCGGAGCAGACGCCGCTCTCGGCGATCCGCCTGGCGGAGCTGGCGCTGGAAGCAGGTTTGCCGGAAGGCGTGTTGAACGTGGTGACCGGCTACGGGGAAACAGCGGGTGCAGCTTTGGCGGCGCATGAGGGTGTGGACAAGATCGCGTTCACGGGTTCGACCGAGGTCGGGAAGATCATCGTGAAGGCGGCGGCGGGGAACCTGAAGAAGGTCACGCTGGAGCTGGGCGGGAAATCGCCGACGATCGTGTTCAAGGATGTGACCGACGTGGATGCGGCGATCCAAGGTGCGGCGAACGCGATCTTCTTCAACCACGGGCAGTGCTGCTGTGCGGGCTCGCGGTTGTATGTGCACAAGGACATCTACGACCGCGTGGTGGAGGGGGTGGCCGAGCGCGCGAGCAAGATCAAGCTGGGTGCCGGAGTGGATCCGGACACCGAGATGGGTCCGCTGGTATCGGAAGAGCAGCTGAATCGGGTCACCGGCTACCTGGAGTCCGGACAGAAGGAAGGGGCAAAGGCGATGGCCGGTGGCAAGCGTGTGGGAGATCGCGGCTACTTCGTGGCGCCGACCGTGTTCACGAACGCGAATTCTGAGATGCGGATCGTGAAGGAGGAGATCTTCGGGCCGGTGGTGGTGGCGGAGCCCTTCGACGACGTGGAGAAGGTGGTGCAGCAGGCGAACAACAGCACCTATGGTTTGGCGGCCAGCGTGTGGACGCGGGACATCAGCAAAGCGCACCGGACGGCGGCGTTGCTGCGAGCCGGCACGGTGTGGGTGAACTGCCACAACATCTTCGATGCTTCCATGCCCTTCGGCGGCTACAAGCAATCGGGCTGGGGCCGTGAGATGGGACGCGAGGCGCTGGAGCTCTACACCGAGACGAAGGCGGTGTGCGTGGCGCTGTGA